Proteins encoded together in one Lathyrus oleraceus cultivar Zhongwan6 chromosome 5, CAAS_Psat_ZW6_1.0, whole genome shotgun sequence window:
- the LOC127078998 gene encoding protein MAIN-LIKE 1 translates to MSITLDDVACLLHLPIRGIFWSPQDVTEELAVELAVDYLGVSQSQAQSHVRSCRGSYYKLEWLYDIFVHHRAASSWAYATRAYLLMLVGSTIFADKTFTLVEARYLLLFRDLDGCSGYSWGAAALVTLYRYLGDASMYSCKQLGGYPTLLQCWIHEYFPTVGKRGENWNPAGNCGLPRAMRWSYRQGVLRSMIYDLFWTS, encoded by the exons atgagcattactttagaTGATGTCGCATGTCTACTTCACTTGCCCATTAGGGGTATCTTTtggagtcctcaggatgtgaCTGAAGAGCTAGCTGTTGAACTTGCTGTTGACTATCTAGGTGTGTCACAGAGTCAGGCACAGTCACATGTTCGGAGCTGCAGGGGGTCGTATTacaagttggagtggttatatGATATATTCGTACATCATAGGGCTGCTTccagctgggcatatgcgactagagcatatctattgatgttggtgggttccaccatatttgctgataagacctttacacttgtagaggcacgatacctcctcctgtttagggacttggatggatgttcaggatatagttggggagcagctgcactagttaccctctaccgatatcttggagatgcgtccatgtacagttgcaaacagctaggtggatatcctactctcctacag tgttggattcacgagtattttccaactgttggaaaaagaggggagaattggaaTCCTGCTGGAAACTGTGGTCTTCcccgagcgatgagatggtcgtATAGACAGGGAGTCCTGAGGTCgatgatttacgacctattttggacgagctga